The Streptomyces cyanogenus DNA segment AACATCAAGCTGTGGATCTTCGTCGCGATCCCCGCGATCGCGCTCGTCACCATGACCGCGCGGTACCTGCTGCGGCTGTGGCTGCACAAACAGCGCAAGGAAGGACGGTGCCTGAGGCCGGTGCTCGCAGCCGGCAGCCCGGCCACCGTAGGCGACCTCATCACCCGGACCCGCAAGTTCCCGCACCTCGGCTGGCGCGTGGACGCGGTGTGCACGACGGACGGAGTCGGACTCGACGGTGACGAGATCGACGGGGTACCGGTCGTCGGCCAACTCACGGACGTCGCCAAGCACGTCCACCACGACGGCTACCGCGTCGTCGCGGTCACACCGGACCCGCACTGGTCACCGGACCGGCTGCAGCGGCTGGCCTGGAACCTCGAAGGCAGCGACGCCGAGATGATCGTGGCGCCCGTGCTGATGGAGGTGGCCGGCCCGCGGCTGCACGTCGACGCGGTGCTCGGAATACCGCTGCTGCGGGTCAGCATGCCGACCTTCACCGGGGGCCGCCGGGCGGTCAAGGGGGTCGTCGACCGGATGGGCGCGGCGATCCTGCTGGTGCTGTTCTCACCGCTGATGCTGCTGGTCGGCCTGCTCGTGCTGGCGGACAGTCGCGGTGGGGCGTTCTACCGCCAGCGCAGGGTCGGCAAGGACGGCCGTGAGTTCACGATTCTCAAGTTCCGCACCATGGTCGTCGGGGCCGACCGGGCACGGGCCCAGCTGGCCGACCGCAACGAGGGCGCCGGCCCGCTGTTCAAGCTCCGCCGGGATCCGCGGGTGACCCGGGTGGGAACGGTGCTGCGCCGGTACTCGCTCGACGAACTCCCGCAGCTTTTCAACGTGCTCACCGGATCGATGTCGCTCGTCGGTCCGCGGCCTCCGCTGCCGGAGGAGTGCGCCGCGTACGGCCCCGACATCCGGCGGCGGCTGCTGGTCAAGCCCGGACTCACCGGGCTGTGGCAGATCAGCGGACGCAGCGACCTGTCGTGGGAGGAGGCGGTCCGGCTGGACCTGCGGTACGTGGAGGACTGGTCGCTCGCCCTGGACACAGTGATCTTGTGGAAGACGCTGCGAGCGGTGCTCCACGGGCAGGGCGCCTACTGATGCGCGGGGGCCGTCGTCCGGCCCCCGCGCGCGGACCGCAGGCCGGAAGGCCTGCCTGGGGGGGAGGAACGGATCATGAAGGTCAGCGTTTTCGGGCTCGGCTACGTGGGCTGTGTGTCGGCCGCGTGCCTGGCCAGCATGGGTCACGAAGTCATCGGGGTGGACGTGAACCAGGTGAAGGTCGACCTGGTCAACGACGGCAAGGCCCCGGTCGTGGAGGAGCTGATCGGCGAGCTCATCGCCGATGTGGTGAACACCGGAGCCCTGCGCGCCACCGGTGACGTCCGCGAGGCGATCAGGGAGAGCGAGGTGTCGCTGGTCTGTGTGGGCACGCCGTCGGAGCCCAACGGCAGCCTGTGCACCACGTACCTGGAACGGGTCACCGAACAGATCGGCGCCGCACTGGCCGAGCGGGGCGGGCGGCACACCGTCGTCTTCCGCAGCACCATGCTGCCGGGCACCTGCCTGAACCTGCTGGTGCCGATCCTGGAGAAGTACGTCGGCGGCACGGCCGGGGCGGACATCGGGATCGCGGTCAACCCGGAGTTCCTGCGCGAGGGTACGAGCGTGCGGGACTTCTTCGACCCGCCCAAGACCGTCATCGGCGAACTCGACCCGGCGAGCGGCGACGCGGTGATGGCGCTCTACGGCGGTTTGCCCGGCGAGGTGTTCCGGGTGCCGATCCCGACGGCCGAGGCGATCAAATACGCGGACAACGCCTTCCACGGCCTCAAGATCGGCTTCGCGAACGAGCTGGGCGCGGTGTGCCAGGCGCTCGGGGTGGACTCGCACCAGGTGATGGACGTCTTCCTGGCCGACCACAAGCTGAACATCAGCCCCGCCTACCTGCGGCCCGGCTTCGCCTTCGGCGGCTCCTGCCTGCCCAAGGACCTGCGCAGCCTGGTCCACGCGGCGCAGCGGGCCGACGTCTCGGTGCCCATCCTCGCCCACGTGCTGCCCTCCAACTCCGACCATCTGCAGCGCGCGGTGGAGCTGGTGGAGCGCACCGGCAGACGCCGGGTGGGCCTGTTCGGGCTGTCGTTCAAACCCGGCACCGACGACCTCCGCGAGAGCCCGCTCGTCGAGCTGGCGGAGAGACTCTTCGGCAAGGGGTACGACCTCAGGATCTACGACGCCAACGTGAGCCTGTCCCGGCTGCTCGGCGCGAACCGCGAGTACATCGAGACCCGGCTGCCGCACCTCGCGCAGCTGCTCGCGGACTCCGTCGAGGAGGTGCTCGACCACGCCGAGGTCTGCCTGGTCGGGACCAGGGACCCGGCCGTGCTGTCGGCGCTGCCCCACGAGGACGGTCCGGTGATCGTCGACCTCGTCCGCCTTCCCGACGCCGAGACGCGCCGGACCGACCCGGGATACGTGGGCCTTGCCTGGTGAAAGAAGCGGCGGCGACCGGCCGGACCGGCGCGCGCTGATCCTGGTGGAGAACCTGTCGGTGCCGTTCGACCGGCGGGTGTGGCAGGAGTGCACGACGCTGCGCGACGCGGGCTGGGAGGTGCACGTCATCTGCCCGCGCGGGAACAAGCGGGACACGGAGCCGGAGGCGGAGATCGACGGGGTACGGATCCACCGCTACCCGTTGCGCGCGGCCACCGGAGGGCCGGCCGGCTACCTCAGGGAGTACGGCTCGGCGTTGTGGCACACGGCCCGGCTGGCCCGCAAGGTCGGCCCGGTCGACGTGGTCCACGCCTGCAACCCGCCGGACCTGCTGTTCCTGCCGGCACTGTGGCTGAAGCGGCGCGGCGCACGGTTCGTCTTCGACCAGCACGACCTGGTACCCGAGCTGTACCTCTCGCGGTTCGGCCGCGGCGAGGACCTGCTCTACCGCGGTGTCCGCGCGCTGGAACGGCTGACCTACCGGGCCGCGGACGTCGTACTCGCCACGAACGAGAGCTACCGGGACGTCGCGGTGCGCCGTGGCGGCCGGCGGCCGGAGGACGTCTTCGTGGTGCGCAGCGCCCCCGACATCGACCGGTTCCGTCCCGTACCGCCCGAGCCGGAGCTGAAGCGCGGCAAGCCTCATCTGCTGTGCTACCTGGGCGTGATGGGACCGCAGGACGGTGTCGACTACGCCTTGCGGGCCCTCGCGAGACTGCGCGACGAGTTCGGGCGGACCGACTGGCACGCGGTGTTCGTCGGCGCCGGCGACACCTTCGACGCGATGGTGGAGCTGGCCCGGCGGCTCGGGCTCTCGGAGCAGGTGCAGTTCACCGGGCGCATCCCGGACGCCGACCTGGTGCGCTACCTGTCCACCGCGGACGTGTGCCTCTCCCCCGACCCGCACAATCCGCTCAACGACGTGTCGACCATGAACAAGGTCCTGGAGTACATGGTGATGGGCCGGCCGATCGTCTCGTTCGACCTCCGGGAGGCACGCGTCTCCGCCGGTGACGCCGCCGTCTACGCGCCCGCCAACGACGAGACCGAGTTCGCGGGGCTCATCGCGCTGCTGCTGGACGATCCGGAACAGCGGGCCCGGATGGGCAAGATCGGCCAGGAGCGGATCGGAGGGCCGCTCTCCTGGCGGAACTCGCAAGCGTCGCTGCTCGCCGCCTACGCCGCCGCCTGCCGTGACCACGCTCCGGTGTCGACGGGCGCCGGGACGAGGCAGCAAGGAGGCCGCGCCGTTGAGCGATGACACGATACGCCTGGTCACGATCGGGCGGATGCTCCGCCGGCGCTGGCGGCTGCTCACCATCCTCGCCGTGGTGGGTGCGCTCGTCGGCTACGGAACCTCCTTGCTGATCCCGCCGCGCTACACGACGTCGGCATCGGTGCTGCTGCCGGGTGCGTGGGAGGAGCGCGAGCTGCTGACCCAGACGGAGATCGCGACCAGTTCGGTGGTGGTCGACCGCGCGGCCGCCAAGCTCGGCTGGGCGGGGGTCGGCGGCAGGGAGCTGCGGGACCGGGTGAGCGCCCAGGCCGCCGACGGGAACATCATCAAGATCTCGGGCACGGCCGACACCCCGGAGCGCGCACAGCAACTCTGTGACCAGGTGGCCCAGCAGTTCGTCACCTTCGCCGCGCAGATCGTGGGCGACAACACCGACCCCGAAGCGGCGACACGGCTCGAAGCACTGCGGCAGATGGTGGTGAAGACCAGCAGCCGCATCACCGAGCTGGCCGACGCGGCCGATCCGGGGCAGACCGTGGAGAGCGTGCAGGCCCGCACCGACCTCGAGAAGCTGCGCACCACGCTGCAGGAGGCGATGAAGAAGCTGGACCAGGCCGACCCGGCCGCCACCAGGGCCAGCATGGTCGTCATGGGGCCGGCGCCCCGGCCGGCCGGCGAGGCACCGCCGACGAGGATGCAACTCGCCGGCGGCGGGGCGCTGCTGTTCTTCCTGCTCGCGGTCATCGGCCATCTCACCGCCGCGCGGATGAACCGCCGGCTGCGCACCGAACCGGAGATCGCCGCGGCACTGCGCTCGACGCTGCTGGGTACCGTCGACGTACCCGCCGGGCGGCCGGGGGGCCGTGGCCCGCAGGCCTGGATCCGCCGGCTGCTGGGCGTCGGCACCCGGTGGGACGTACCCGCCCCGCAGGTGTCCGACGAGGCCGGCAGGCGGATCCGCTACCGGCGGGTGTGCGCCCGCCTCCGGGAGCAACTGCCCGCCCCCGGGCGGCTGCTGGTCGTCGTCCCCGGCGGTGACGACATCGCCCGCCGGGCCGCGGAGCAGCTCGTCGCCGAGGCCGGGAGCGATCCGCTGCTGCGGGTGGCGGAGGTCTCGGTGTCCGAACCGCTGGTGCCGGACCGCGACCACGAGTCCGGCGCCCTGGTCGTGCTGAGCGCGGGCAGCTGGACCGCGGCAGAACTCGCCGGCATCGCCGAGGCGTGTGCGGACGCCCGGCACAAGGTCGTCGGCATCGTGCTCGCCGGGACGGTCCGGATCCGCTCGGCGCGGTCCGCCGGCCGCCCTCGGGACGTCGCCGCGCCGCCGCTCGCGGTGGGCGCCGACGCGACGGGGGGTTCGAGATGACGACGGGTACGACGCCGCAGTCGTCGTCCTCCGCTCCGCTGCTGGACCTGCAGGCGCTGGTGGTGGCGGTGCGCAGGCGGCGCCGTCTGTGGTGCTCCGCGGCGCTGCTCGGGCTGCTCCTCGGCGTGGCGGTGGCCGTGCTGCTGCCACCGCAGCCGAGCGCGGTGACCAAGGTGCTCGTCGCGCACCAGGAGGACCAGCCGAACGATCCCGGAACGCTGATCCGTACCGACGTCGCGCTGCTGCACACCACGCGCATCGCGGGCGCGGCCCTGAAGTCCCTCGGGTCCCCGGAGAAACCGGAGGACTTCATGCAGGACTACGGGGGCATCGGCTTGACCAACAACCTGCTGCAGATCACGGCGACAGGTGACAGCGACGCGGAGGCGGTGGCCCGCGCCAAGGCGCTGGCCGACGCGTTCGTCACGGACCACGTGCGGCGGATGCAGCAGGCCGCGGACGCCGAGTCCAAGAGCCTGCTCGACCAGCGTGACCGGCTGCAGGCCGAACTCGTCCAGGTCAACAAGGCGATAGGAGACGGAGCGCCGCAGAGCGGGCCGAAG contains these protein-coding regions:
- a CDS encoding sugar transferase, whose product is MRQGGLVSSFPSARGRLENGAISRPAIEWEQRYRRTVIISDTVATAVVVAAIGNFFGARDAANWHEKWGILAFGSELLVLGALAVSRSWAPAVLGQGAEEFRRLGRALFTATVVLALGGIALTSRNIKLWIFVAIPAIALVTMTARYLLRLWLHKQRKEGRCLRPVLAAGSPATVGDLITRTRKFPHLGWRVDAVCTTDGVGLDGDEIDGVPVVGQLTDVAKHVHHDGYRVVAVTPDPHWSPDRLQRLAWNLEGSDAEMIVAPVLMEVAGPRLHVDAVLGIPLLRVSMPTFTGGRRAVKGVVDRMGAAILLVLFSPLMLLVGLLVLADSRGGAFYRQRRVGKDGREFTILKFRTMVVGADRARAQLADRNEGAGPLFKLRRDPRVTRVGTVLRRYSLDELPQLFNVLTGSMSLVGPRPPLPEECAAYGPDIRRRLLVKPGLTGLWQISGRSDLSWEEAVRLDLRYVEDWSLALDTVILWKTLRAVLHGQGAY
- a CDS encoding nucleotide sugar dehydrogenase; the protein is MKVSVFGLGYVGCVSAACLASMGHEVIGVDVNQVKVDLVNDGKAPVVEELIGELIADVVNTGALRATGDVREAIRESEVSLVCVGTPSEPNGSLCTTYLERVTEQIGAALAERGGRHTVVFRSTMLPGTCLNLLVPILEKYVGGTAGADIGIAVNPEFLREGTSVRDFFDPPKTVIGELDPASGDAVMALYGGLPGEVFRVPIPTAEAIKYADNAFHGLKIGFANELGAVCQALGVDSHQVMDVFLADHKLNISPAYLRPGFAFGGSCLPKDLRSLVHAAQRADVSVPILAHVLPSNSDHLQRAVELVERTGRRRVGLFGLSFKPGTDDLRESPLVELAERLFGKGYDLRIYDANVSLSRLLGANREYIETRLPHLAQLLADSVEEVLDHAEVCLVGTRDPAVLSALPHEDGPVIVDLVRLPDAETRRTDPGYVGLAW
- a CDS encoding Wzz/FepE/Etk N-terminal domain-containing protein; this translates as MSDDTIRLVTIGRMLRRRWRLLTILAVVGALVGYGTSLLIPPRYTTSASVLLPGAWEERELLTQTEIATSSVVVDRAAAKLGWAGVGGRELRDRVSAQAADGNIIKISGTADTPERAQQLCDQVAQQFVTFAAQIVGDNTDPEAATRLEALRQMVVKTSSRITELADAADPGQTVESVQARTDLEKLRTTLQEAMKKLDQADPAATRASMVVMGPAPRPAGEAPPTRMQLAGGGALLFFLLAVIGHLTAARMNRRLRTEPEIAAALRSTLLGTVDVPAGRPGGRGPQAWIRRLLGVGTRWDVPAPQVSDEAGRRIRYRRVCARLREQLPAPGRLLVVVPGGDDIARRAAEQLVAEAGSDPLLRVAEVSVSEPLVPDRDHESGALVVLSAGSWTAAELAGIAEACADARHKVVGIVLAGTVRIRSARSAGRPRDVAAPPLAVGADATGGSR